A single genomic interval of Antechinus flavipes isolate AdamAnt ecotype Samford, QLD, Australia chromosome 1, AdamAnt_v2, whole genome shotgun sequence harbors:
- the OTULINL gene encoding inactive ubiquitin thioesterase OTULINL has product MAARKNHHSAREKYQLPPAAGNHKIQPWTAVTNQALDVAWRTVKGPVMLGISFLAATLCYFRSLFLYLGHRLKWWSGYLQRKFKKNLSVEAEVDLLGYCAREWKGETSRAKLMRKAYEELFWRHHIKCIRQVKGDNYDALRSVLFQILSQGLSLPSWMKEKDIVKLPEKLLFSQGCNWIQQYSFGPEKYTGPNVFGKLRKCVELLKSQWTEFNGIKDQHKRGNMCNSLFSDESLEYKLYEALKFIMLYQVIEVYEQVKSEKAIPSLYRLLFSRETSSDPLSFMMNHLNFIGDTCGLQQIDMLILGHSLEVRIKVFRLSKFNTRDFQVYYPEERHREWPEICLLTENDRHYHIPVFQV; this is encoded by the exons GGAACCATAAAATTCAACCTTGGACAGCAGTTACAAACCAAGCTTTAGATGTTGCATGGAGAACAGTAAAGGGACCAGTGATGTTGGGCATATCATTTCTCGCTGCCACCCTCTGCTACTTCAGaagtctatttttatatttaggaCACCGGTTGAAATG gTGGAGTGGATACCTGCAGAGAAAATTCAAAA aaaacctCAGTGTGGAGGCAGAAGTTGATCTCCTTGGTTATTGTGCAagagaatggaaaggagaaacAAGCCGAGCCAAGCTGATGAGGAAG GCTTATGAGGAACTCTTTTGGCGTCATCATATTAAATGTATTCGGCAAGTCAAAGGAGATAATTATGATGCATTAAGATCAGTCCTATTTCAGATACTCAGCCAGGGCCTCTCTCTTCCATCCtggatgaaagaaaaagacattgtaAAG CTTCCTGAAAAGCTACTCTTTTCGCAAGGTTGTAATTGGATTCAACAATACAGCTTTGGCCCTGAGAAATATACAGGCCCAAATGTGTTTGGGAAATTACGTAAATGTGTTGAATTATTAAAGAGTCAG TGGACAGAGTTTAATGGTATTAAGGACCAGCACAAGAGAGGGAACATGTGTAACAGCCTTTTTTCTGATGAGAGCCTAGAATACAAGCTATATGAAGCTTTAAAATTCATCATGTTATATCAAGTGATTGAAGTATATGAACAAGTGAAGAGTGAAAAGGCCATTCCCAGTCTCTATCGCCTCCTGTTTTCCAGGGAAACATCCTCAGATCCTTTAAGTTTCATGATGAATCACCTGAATTTTATAGGTGATACATGTGGATTACAACAG ATTGACATGTTGATTCTTGGACACTCTCTTGAAGTCAGAATAAAAGTGTTTAGACTGTCTAAGTTTAATACCAGAGACTTTCAAGTCTACTATCCAGAAGAACGCCACAGAGAATGGCCTGAGATCTGCCTTCTGACTGAAAATGACCGCCACTACCATATTCCTGTCTTCCAAGTATGA